The DNA segment TGCCCGGTATTTGCCACGACGTATTGACCCTGCCCCTCCACGAGCATgtcgtcctcggcggcctccCACAGATTCAAAATATTCTTTTGCACGTTTtcccacagcagcagcgactcagTGACGTACTGGCAGTGCGTCGCGTGGCTGTGCGTGAagcaggcgccgctgcggccgtggCGAATGGAGATGCTGTAGGCGTTGTCTGAAGGAAGAGGCTCAAAGTCGCGGCTCAGCCAGCGCCGCAAGGTACGAAGCGGCCGCGTGTTGGACTGAATGAACGAATACACATCGTCAATGCTGCGCAGGCAGTGCTCGATGATCTCCTTCTTGTGCCCATCGCCTTTGCTGTAGCGTTCGATGAGGCTCTGCATGCCAGCCTGCTTCTCAGTCCCCGTCCTTTTCAGATAATCAGTGCGCACGGCCTCGTCGTCAGCGAGGGTCTCGCAGTGGATACTAGAGAGGGCCGCCTCCACGGTGCGCACCGGTATGACGAGCGTGCTTTGGATTTCAAGTGCGCGCTGAATAGACCGCTTCTGCACATCCTGCAGCATCATCATTAGCTTGCCAAACTCGCCGCGGTGGCTGAAGGGGTTCAGGCGCTTGTGGCGACGCATAATCTCAAAGAGGTcttccagcagcggcaccaccgtggCCACCTTAACCTCCCCTGCGAGAAAAGAATTCTTCACGGAACGTGGAATGGCATCCGAGGCAATCGCAAGTCCGACAACGATGTCGATGAACTCGCGCATAGCCGCCTCCATGCGTCCCTCCTTCCCATAAGGGCGCATGAAGTCATCAACATCGTCCGTGTACTCACTCACTTTCAGTGCCGCCACGATGAGCTGCAGCTTCTGCCGCTCCAGGTCCGTCAGCCGGAGAGGGTATTGAGAGAAGTGCATGGCTACGTGCTGTTGTTTCGACCCTGTGTGCCTTGTTCAATGGCGTCTACACCGACGCACAGTCGCTCCCGTGGAAAGAGAGTTTTGCGCTTGAGCTGCTATCTACTCAGCAAAAGAGAAGGCTGCGGTACCACCTTTACCCGCTTCCTCCACCGGaccaccgcacacacgcgcgccacgGCTGGCAGTTTCACGAGGGACAGACGGTCGAGTGACGGAGCGCTGTCGTGGCCAGCAAGCCTATCTTCCTCCACCAGCTCCTGCGGGTGCCTCAGTGTATGGGCACGGCACGCGCAaagggaaaaagagaagacaagagaagagggggtaGCACCGCCatataaaaaaaaagaaaccgcccacacgcacacctgccGAGAGGGTACCACTTGTGTGCTgttgccgcggcgcgccacgTGTTGCGAAGACCTCTCCAAATGAGAGTGAacagaaaaacaaaaagagggCGTGAGAgatcgtgtgtgtgtgtgtgtgtgtgtgtgtgtaactGACGGACCGTTCGCTTCTCTACGTTTGGTTGTCTCTGCGGTGACCAAAGCGGCGTGCATGCACGAACCCGAACGAATGCAAGCACACGCTCGGATACGCGCGGAGGAgcggtctctctcttttcttttttgtttcgtcgGTGCACCTGCTCCATTCGAGCATCGACAAGAAGATCATAAACAGGGAACAACAAGGCGGAGGGGCGAGTAGGAGACGCGGAGACGGAAAAGATGGTGAAGCGAAGCCGTGCAAGCCATAAAAGGTGCGAAGAGAGAAACGTCGCTACGGAAGCACTAGTTGCTGTGGGTGACCTCGTGTGGCTGTGTTCATAGAGTAGTGTAGGTCAAAGACGAAGAGCGGCACCATGAAGATGCACGCTACGGCATGAAGCTCGCGTGTTGCAAACCCACTGCATCCTCCGTACACCTAGCGGTAATGCAAGAGCAGCAACCGTATTATGGCTGCATCTGTGTGCGCAGATGCATTCACGTATGTCCTCATGCAGAAGCCGATCGGGGAGTGGCTCAAAACTGCTCGTGTATACGAGAGCAGACCCTTTCGCATTGCGCGTGATTCGCCATGCGTGTGCCTCCGCTTCCTACTAGGGTTGCCGTTTCTGTGTCACTGCTTTCCGGTTGTGTAAGGTCCACGCTGGGAAGTGATAGCCCCTTCTTCCACTGTAGAGATGAGTGGCGATAAAACACTgaaagcacacgcacacgcacgcaaaaaaaaaagacggtACATTCACAGATGAGCATCGAAAGAGATGAGAAGACAGATCAGGGTAGCTACAGCCGATGCGTGTTGACAGGAAAGGGGCATGCGGCCctcgcctcgcctcctccctcctcctctccacacTACCTTCCCCCATCTACTTGTTCATCTCTTCGACGCCGACTCGAATCAGCCTACTTATCTGTTTCGCCGACTCTACCGCActacgcgcgcgcgtcgcggGAAACGAACCTTTCATATGCAGAACCCCATCGAGGAgggagtgtgtgtgtcaaCATGCGGCAACACTTCCGCGACGGTCCCACACAACcatagagagaggagagTCCGGTGGAACCGGCAGGAGGAAGCACTAGGAAACCACTCACAACCGTCTTGTAGAACAAGgcgaaaaagagaagcaaagAAACCAAACAAGAAAGGAGAAGCGCGCATGCTGATATATAGACACAAACTCACGCGCGTTGGGAGGAGCGACCCGGGACAAGACGTAGTGCGCTGCATCAGCTGTATGCATACAGAGCTGGATGGAAACACATATGAGgaaggacgagagagagagagaaagagacagcTGATATATTTCGCTTCCTTTCTCGCCCagtgtacgtgtgtgtgggtgtgtgggtgggtgggtaggtGGACGTGATAGTACCACAGATAATAGAGGAAAACTGAATATCACGAAagcaagaggaagagaagagggatgGCAAGACCTCCTCATTGCACCACCACGAGCACACATAAAATATACCCTTCGCGAAATGGTGGCCGTCACACACGCTAAGCAGTAAGACTGAGGTGGTAGCAGAGGAGCAcgaccgaaaaaaaaaaggaagaggcggacAAGAGAATGAAGGAGAAAGCGAGGTATCCTCCTCCTGATCACCGGCGATGGTCACCGCTCCCACCACTCTGCTTGCTGCACGTGCGCTTCAAACAGATACTGGAGCTGCAaagaaggcagcggcggtgtgcgGCTTGAAAGGCATCAAGAAATGCGTTGCGCTCCGCTACCGTATTCCCACTGCCACCGTATCTTCTGTCTCCATCCCTCCTGCTTATGCAGGCGTGGATCTCCAGCGTTGgccctttccttctccacATTCGCGTCACACGAAGGCTGcagtgacggcgctgccgatggTAGCTCAGTCCTGCAGCTCCGAGGCATCGACTACGGGCAGGGACGACACCTCATCCCGAACGCTCCTGTACAGCGTGGTGGAGAGGTAGCGCTCACCGAAGGACGGAATGACCGTCACAATTGTCTTGCCCTCCATCTCCGGACGCTCCGCGATCTTCAGCGCCGCGTAAACGTTGGCGCCACCAGAGAAGCCGCAGAAGACCCCGTCGCTGCGCGTGAGCTTCAGTGCCGTCTCAATGGCATCATCACCTGCCACGCAAAGCACCTCGTCGATGAGACTGCGGTCGAGCACGTCTGGCACAAAGCCCGGGCCGATGCCCTGAATTTTGTGCGGGCCTGGTTTTCCACCCGACAGCACAGGTGACTCCGTCGGCTCCACGGCAACGATGCGGGCATGACTGCCCATCTTCTTTAGCGCCCGCGCCACACCTGTCAGCGTGCCACCTGTTCCAACGCCGGCTATGAAGCAGTCGACATTGTGGTTCGTCTGCTCCCAAATCTCAGGCCCCGTGGTTTCCTCGTGTATGAGGGCGTTGTACTTGGTTGCGAACTGATCCGCCAAGACGGCGTTGGGGTTAGCGGCGACGATTTTCTTGGCCATGGCCACGGCACCCTTCATGCCAAGAGCGGCAGGGGTGAGGATTACCTCGGCGCCGAAGATACgcagcaggcagcggcgctcgagAGACATGGATTCGGGCATCGTAATGATGACCTTGTAGCCACGAATCGCACCCAAGTGCGCTAGCGACACGCCCGTGTTTCCACTGGACGACTCGACCACGATAGACTTGCCAGGGATCAGcttgccctccttctccgctttATCGTAGATGGCGAAGCCAAGGCGATCCTTCACGGACGCCATCGGGTTTTCGCACTCCATCTTGAGCACAACCTTTGCCTTGGTATTGTTCAGCTTGTTTAGGTACAACGCCGGCGTCTGGCCAATCAGCTGATCGATAGACTGCGCCACATTTTTTGACTTGTCG comes from the Leishmania infantum JPCM5 genome chromosome 36 genome and includes:
- a CDS encoding cysteine synthase, encoding MAAPFDKSKNVAQSIDQLIGQTPALYLNKLNNTKAKVVLKMECENPMASVKDRLGFAIYDKAEKEGKLIPGKSIVVESSSGNTGVSLAHLGAIRGYKVIITMPESMSLERRCLLRIFGAEVILTPAALGMKGAVAMAKKIVAANPNAVLADQFATKYNALIHEETTGPEIWEQTNHNVDCFIAGVGTGGTLTGVARALKKMGSHARIVAVEPTESPVLSGGKPGPHKIQGIGPGFVPDVLDRSLIDEVLCVAGDDAIETALKLTRSDGVFCGFSGGANVYAALKIAERPEMEGKTIVTVIPSFGERYLSTTLYRSVRDEVSSLPVVDASELQD